The Triplophysa rosa linkage group LG15, Trosa_1v2, whole genome shotgun sequence genomic sequence GCAGCGTCTGCCCTCCCAGCTCCCTGTCAACCCACTTACAGAGTGCAGATAGAAGCAGCGGGCAGTCGCCTTCGGTCCCCGAGGATGCACTCTGGCACTGAATGCCGTTTCCGTGGCGATGGCTTGGCAGTGGGGAAGCTTCACCTCATTGAGTCTCAGTGCCTGTGAAGTGGCAGACGTCTGTGCATCTGATTAGCCGCTGGTGTGTTTTTTTGAGAAGCTGCTCCGGGCTGATATAATTCAGTTTACGTGGGACAAACAATACGATTCTTTCTCTTGCATTCATCTGACGTCCGTTGAATGGGTCTGAACAAGAGCACCAGTTTAAACAGACCGATAAACATGATGGGGGACGATTCATGAGCGTTAAGTGATAAAGAGAGATGCCTTGAAGTTGCACCTGTTAATTGCATTTGCCATGGCAACCGTGTGTAGCACCCACATACACTTACACACTCAAGCACACGGCTTTAGAGACATCTTGAGCATGGCTTTACATTCTAGCGTCTGTTTAGTTTACAAAACAAGCAACACTTATTCGAGTTTAACAGAATTACAAGTGTATGTTTGAGACAAGCTACCGTGcacaaatattaatatttactatagtaaaatgtagtaaaattcctaaatactagtgtttttgaaccttactataataaatattaaagtatactacagtattttgtagtttatttagtatattatttatttagtatgattttaatatattacgtatattttgtattttagcatgtcatttatataattttactgtaatatacttACAAAGTGTAATTCTTTAGTGTAATTGCTATATCACAGTATACTACAATTCACTAATGTttgctatagtaaatactaaagttaagtatactacagtatttttcatgttgttttattttaattggttACAGCAGACTTATGTAGGCCTATGTACACTTCTATAATCCTTTGCCCATGTGATCAATACATTACTTACTATACACCAATAAAACATAATCAAAATTACAATggcaatacatttttaaacgtGTTTAATTCCAAGTGCTGTGAATATACACTAAAATCTGCGTGTGATAAACATTAGATGTAAAAGCGAGATGGTAGCACTTTACATTTTCACCTGAATAAAAGGTTCCCACAGGCTGGTACTTCTCTTTACAGTCAGCAGACAAAAGAAAGCTTGAGGAACACAAATTTCCCACAGTTCCTTTCCCCGATAGCTGCAGCGAGCGTCGACTGTAATTTGTCAGCCTAATTAAAGGGCCGTTTTGGGAAGTAAGAAGGTGCGGAAAGCGACACTCTCGCCTTCACACCGAGCTAGAATAAAGGGTCGTGAGCTGCGAAGAGGAGCATAAGACAAAGAGGGGAAATGAATTATTCATGATAGTTTTGTAACCGTTTTCTGACCTTGACACCTCTCATTCTGCTGAAAAGCCCATCTTTTACGCTTCAGACACGATCTGTCTTATTTCTGGTCTCTGCATTACATACTCCAATGCGGTGTACTTCTGCACTGTTCTTCACCATTGAGTAGTGTAAATGGTGTAAGTACTGTACTGTAGCAAAACAAATACTTAGATTAACAAGCTAAAGTATGTTAAACAGTGTGATTTATAGAGTCTTCAGAGTCTGTTACAGTTCATACACTAGATGGTTAAGTACATAGTATAAGCCCACAGTAGTATACTACATAATTTGAGACTCAAAAGGGGTTATGAAACATGGATAGAGAGAAACAATAGCAGTCACTGTAGCTGAGCACCTGATCTCATCATACAGGTATAATCAGGTGTTTGAAACAATGAGGTTTTGTACTTTCCTCTCTTTGAAAGATCTAAGCAGATAAGCAGGTGCTGCATTACAATATCCTAAAGGAATGCCAACCAAATACACTAAAATGGTCTAAGAAGCATCTTAATGACCAATAGCtaaattaaaaacatcatatttttaaaacttCAAACTGCTTCCAAATTAGGTAAAAATGTCGTGGTTCTTACTAAAGCATTTCTATTCATGTGTCCAAAATATTTTGAGTATAGTATTAAATATGATCAATTGTAGCAAGATTTTAATCAGAACTTGATTTGAGGACTGCAGATCGCAGGGCAGTAAAACCAAATCTTCAAAACTTCACTCACAAGAAGTTGTAAATGATTACTTGAGGGCTTAAACAACAAATGGAAAAGTGTGAAATGTTCATCACtttcctctttttctctcttctttgGGAGGATGAGGTTGAGGTGAGAGGAAACCAGGCATGTCACCGTGAGCTGTTTCAATTGAgctaaataaagacatttttgtcgGGTGTCAGCATCTCTGCACCATTGTTCATTGTGCAGGAACCAGCAGCAGAAATGCCCTGCAGATCAACATGCACATCAGCAAACAGTTAACAATGAGCCCTGCGAGTGACTCACGCCTGTCCTGTCATCAGTAACTATCAGCAGGAAAAACCCGTCTCTCCTGCTtcaccacgcacacacaaaacaaaacaaaacaaatgacgaTACGTGTTTGTTTATAACTGTTGTTATAAAGCACACGCGCCACCTAGCGTTGGAATGACGTCATGCGCTTATGTGCACACAATGCCTGCAGTTGCAATAAcaataaaagtaataataataaaaaaataaaaaataaatatttatttagtgcCTTTCAAGGACTCAAAGagactacaaaatattttgtctAATTCCAAATCAGCCTAGTAACCAATATTTCTATTGAAATGTAGCCTACCTCTTTTGATTCTCCTATACACAACCAAAACtgaatggagagcaaatgaaaaTGTCTGTTAGAATCACCCgctcaactttatttatgtgGAAAAGGGCTTTTAATTCCATGTGTGTCTTTTCTAAACTttaggaagatattttgacaatgTGTTAGAGTTTACCAATACGTTGCTCAAAACCTAATATACAATTATTCTTATAACATTTTTACTAAATTCTTACCAAGAAATTGACCCAATCCCAATGACATTAGCCTTATCTCTCTTCTCTTACTGTACTCCGTCAGCAAATTTgtgtcttttcatttattttacattagaGGTTAAAGCTGATGCCTAAATGAAATCTATCTAAGAACGTCATGGAGTCTCCTGCATGAGCAATGAATGATCAACCCATGAGCATTACAAACATTTATCAGCAAAGAATATGTGCATGAATATGTGACATTCCATAAGGGATTTGCACAAGAACAGGAGGATTGAGAAAGACGGAAAACATCTCAGGAGGTAGTTTTAACGCATTAAACAGTCAGTTTAAGGGACATAACTTGCACTACAatgttatgtacacacatataaagaTGACAGAGTATAGTGGTAAGAATTGGTTTTAATATTAAACGTCCTCTTTTCCAAGTTTGTCAaacactgacatctagtggttgaatTAGAAAACACACCGCTTCTCTCGTCACTACTACGTAAATCTGTAgatttaattgtttaaatactAAATGAATGTTATTTTGTATCCACTTACGCTAAACCTAACtcgtaaaaataatttttatatgattaaaaTATATGACAATTACATGTGCTTAATTGttgtgaaaacaacatttgaatggggtgtgtttttgtgtatgaCTGATTTATATTCCACttcaaaatgctgttttaataaattataattaaactttTTAAGTACAAATTTTGATACACTATAAAACAATTTATTCTTCTAGAAAAAGATCCTCCAGACAACCTTACAATAACTGTCAACAATGTGAAGGAACTCAAGTTAATAACTAGTCTTCGGGGGAAAACATCATGTTTAAAGgcacacttcacccaaaaatgaaaattctgtcatcatgtactcacccttagattgtttcaaacctctagtagcaaacagatctcatcacccattgactcccatcaTATGTACAGTGTTGTCCCTACTATgccagtaaatgggggatgagatctatttggttactgacattcttccaaatatcttcctttgtgttcagcagaacaaagaaatgtatagagtTTTGAAACaatcatgagggtgagtaaatgatgatttttgggtgaactatcccttttaattattataaacagcatggtttaaaaataaagtaatggAAAAAGAGTGAAACAAACAGAGGGTGGAGTTACAGCTATGATTACATTTCACCGTTTCAGCAGTTTGAAATGGGAAAACACAGTAAAACAAGATTCATTTCACAATCAGAGACATTATGTTGGTGATTACAGCTGTTTATATCACATTCAGATGCATCACACATCGCTGAAACATTATCTATATAGGTTTACTGTTACGGGTGTGTCTAAGAAAGGGATGTTATAAACTAAACTGGGAAATAATTCTACTGGTAATCAACTTTAAACATTATCATTTGTAGATAGCCAGGTGTATAAGTTTTATGTAAACTACTGAATGGCTAAAAATGTTTGGCCAACTAGCactattaaatatacagtacacctAAAAAGCTCAATTTGATGTCAGGGATCATTCATAGCTGGCTGATTTATGTTTGAAAATAGAACTAACATATTGAAATGATAACTTGTAGAATGATAATACGTCAATTCAGATAAGATAAAGATACAGAGTCCTTATGTGCCTGATATCATGTCGGGTGGGAtaggtgggacatgtccccaccactttttggacaaaaattaagaaatgcttgcggaaggtaggggccattaacatctaaaagtctctcccgttgctcacactcaACTTATTTTTGCGGAAGACAGAGGGCCGCGACCccaatatatgataaatattcccaacgagttattacagaaacaatttatcaAAGTATAAAGTAACGCCACTGGTTAGCATACAGTAATGCTTATTTTGACATCTTCACAGATCACAGAAAAGTTATATTCTAAAACAACTATTGTGTTTAACGCATGTATTCTCACGAGCCTTTGCTCTCCGCTTCCACGTGTCACACCAATCAACAATTAGTCATGACCATTCACATCATCCCACGGCCCTCATTCTGTCATTGCCATAACACCGTaatgaaaatctgtttaaaaGTTTAAGTGAAATGTTTaacagtataaaacattttaatgattGCTACAAAGTTCAAGGATTGTTTAAGGTAAATAAAGATTTCAACCTCatgtacaaataaatgaaatttggtgtaaacaaaaataaagttattttgtttttatatattgtatGACACAAcgattcattttaaatgaaccaAACAACAAATTGTTGCTTTTGACAACAACAGTTTACAACCAGAAAATGTGATCATTTTGATTGTTGTTCGTTCACGCCGTTGCTATGGTTACAAAGCTTTCCAATGCCAAAGACTAGCCTTGCCTTGCGAATAAAGAGCCAGGGTGATAACCGAGAGGTCGTGGGTTCAAATTTAGAGTGTAAATCCAATAAAATGTTTGCgtaaaaagtatttcatttcATTGGAGCATGTGACGAATCATAAAAATGTTAGACAACACAACATGTCAGCATTTTAGAAGTGTTAAGAGAGGACGAGCTGTGATTTAAGCACATTACAGTTGCAGCACATGTGTGGATTTGCAAAGTATCTGTGTATTCGTCAGATTACACATGAGACGACAGCAAACACTGATATGTTTTTGATTGCTATATGATGATGGTTCAATTGAAAAACAAATTCAGGTTTAAAGCTCTGAAACAGCTCTAAAACACTTTTTAGTGACTGATAAGAGATCAGCAGATTGTCTCACACTGACCAAACTTGATGCAAATAACATCATGCGAATTCTGACTATGTTTATGACTACAACACCCTGAACTTTGTCCTCGAGCACAGTCTGCTTTGCTATATTAGTTCTGCACACATTTGGAGTCCATCTAGGATGCGTTACCATTTTAATAGAACCTTTCCTCACGTTCACTGAAGGACTTTTCTCTTAACACAAAAGGATATAAGGATCTGCGAAAATGATAAGCCGAAACACCAAAAATGTCCTTGTGGTTTCTTTTGGATTTTTGTTCTTATTCACAGCGTATGGAGGGCTGCAAAGTTTACAGGTAACTGAAATAAAGTAGAGTTACACGTAAAAGATTTGTATTATTACTGTGGTTGTTTGTTAAGCATAGGAGTGCATCACGCATATTAAGTTGTGGGTTTATTTATAGTTACCGTAAGCTTTGCTGTTGATCTTTAAAAgttgtttgtactgtatgtttcagAGCAGTCTGAACGCTGAAGAGGGTATGGGCGTTATATCTCTCAGTGTCATATATGGAGCTATTATTTTATCCTCCATGTTTCTGCCTCCCATTATGATCAAAAACCTGGGCTGTAAATGGACCATTGTTATTTCTATGGGCTGCTATGTGGCATATTCTTTTGGAAACCTGTCGCCAGGATGGtgcgtgcatttaacaaaataaacaccGATACCAAAAAAGTTCAAAACGCATCACACAATATTTCGTCTAGAACCTTTACACATGCATTGAATGGTAAAAACAGAAAAGGTTTTGGCTGAAGTATGTTCTCTGTAGGGCGAGTCTCATGAGCACCTCTGCCATTCTGGGTTTGGGAGGTTCACCGCTGTGGTCTGCGAAGTGTACATATCTCACCATAAGTGGAAACATTCAGGGCCAGAAGGACAACAAGAAAGGCCAGGATGTCATCAACCAATACTTTGGAgtctttttcttcatttttcaaTCTTCTGCGGTGTGGGGAAACCTTATGTCATCGCTGATATTCGGACAAGATTCTAACAtaggtaataaataaataaatacgccAAAATAATAGACCAGTCTGTATTTGTTTAGTGATTATAAGTGCATCGAATGTCTGTCTACAGCTGAAATCCCCGAGGAGAACCTGCCGTACTGTGGTGCGGCGTTATGCATGGAGAATTTTACTTCCACTGGAAATACAACACGACCAGCAAAACGTCTAGTGGACACGCTGCTGGGCTGTTATATAGGTAACATTAGTTCATCTTTATGTACTGAAAAGCCACAAAACATATTCATACAGATATCTGTGTGTACGACCTTTGCGTTgctaaacaaaacattaaaccaAGTGCaaatcatttaaagaaaaaatgatcAACTTTTCAGgcaaaacttttttaaatgaaccaatagagacaaacatgtttttagttGCCCAGTTATAATGAGACATAACTTGTAGTTCATGTGAACAAGGAAATCGACTTCCAACATCACCTTTCTAAGAAGTTTCTAAAAGatatcggtaacactttacaataaggtgctactatttaacattagtaaatgcattagctaacgttagataacaatgaacaatttattttttcagcttttattaatccttgttaatgttagtttatgtcaatacagttattcatgttaattcatgatgcattaactaatgttaacagtgaccatgtttgattttaataatgtattagtaaatgctgaaatgaacacgAATTAACATTAATAAGTGATGTATTAGTATTGTCCATTGTTAGatcattttagctaatgcattaacgaattgttaataaatagcaccttattgtaaagtgttaccaagatATCAATAGAGTATTCAAGAACACTTTTTCACAGATTCTTAAGGATAACCTAATGTATTGTTAAACATACTGTTTTGGGTCCTCAGTATATGACAGAAAATGATCTGAAACCTTTCCAAAGATGATCTGCATTGACTGAGAAATGAAGATTTTTCCATCGACATTTTCTGAATGCAACTTTAACTTAGTACATGTTAttagtaaatacaaaaatataaccCGTTTCACTCTCTGAAAGTGCAATATCATGCAGTTTTTTTGTGGTTCATGCAGGTGTGGGGCTTCTGGCTATTATTTTTGTGGCAGTGTTCCTGGACAACATCGACCGAGATCTGGCCAGAGAATTTCGTcaaaacaaaggaaataaaTCCTTCTGCAGCACTTTTCTGGCTACCTTTACACTTCTGAGAGATCCAAAATTATTGATGCTCATTCCATTGACCATGTACAGCGGGTTTGAACAAAGTTTCCTCGCTAGTGAATACACAAAGGTACATCAGAGACTCTGGTGGGTCAAATCAAATTCTCACTAACCTTTATGAGTTCAATGTGTTTGTGGTTATGTTTCCTCATGCAGAACTATGTAACATGTGCGTTGGGGATACATTATGTTGGTTTTGTGATGATCTGCTTCGGGGCTGCAAATTCTCTCTGTTCATTTGCTTTTGGACGACTGGCAGCGTACACGGGAAGAATTGCCCTCTTCTGCTTGGGTAATacagaaacaggaagtgaatgTTACAATGTGTTTGAATTTttgttcattgtgtttttttcttgattATCACAGCTGCAGTGACAAACCTGGGCTGTTTACTGGGTTTGTTGTACTGGAAACCTCATCCGGATCAGTTGCCCGTGTTCTTTGTGTTTCCTGCTCTGTGGGGTATGGCAGATGCTGTGTGGCAAACACAAACCAACGGTGAGTGCTTCACACTGCATACTAAGTTGACATGGATTTTAATTCAAATTATTGAACAGATGACTTTAGTCTATATTCTTAGAAACAGCCTGCAGGACCATTGTAAAATACAATGTTGTACAATATAATGTTGATGAAGAAAGTATCCTGTAGTATTTCATTGATcatttaatgtttatattttttgtgcatCATATTTTATCAAACAAGTCTTGAGTGTTTTAAAAACCTATTCTTTAACCATGGTAAAATCACTTAAGAATGAGCTTTTGTTAAAGCTTATAATCATGGAAAAATTGCACAAGTTGTTATTCAAGATTCAAGATTTGTCACATATTCAGCTATATGTAAATACACACTGTGCAAAGAAGGAACCTTTTACCCAACAGTAaaaattaaactacatttttacttactatattttatttttatatcattaCAGCACTGTACGGTGTTCTCTTTGCCGAACATAAAGAAGCTGCGTTTGCAAACTACCGCATGTGGGAATCACTGGGATTTGTTATAGCCTTCGCATATAGCACATACATCTGTCTGTCTACCAAGATTTACATTGTTCTGGCTGTTCTAGCGCTTACCATGGTAACTTACCTTTACGTTGAGTACAATGAGTACAAGCTTCCAACTGCACAAGTGAGTTATGACATGTATAATCCAGAAAAGGCTGACCTAAAAGATATGAATGAGAAATATGTTAAGCAGACACAGCTATAAAAACAGAGTGAACATCTGCCCAGAtttgatgtaaatgtttatgtttttttaaatgtttttacaatatgttaatatttgcatttaaatctttttaaaagTCTATCTAATTCTTAATGTAACAAAATGTACAAAGGCACAAATAATTTCTTTCAGTATTGTAtacattcaaatgtatttacattacattacatttaagcattttagCAACGCAtttgtccaaagcgacttacaagagGCGAGGAAGCAATGAAGCGTTAAGTCGTATAGCGGTAGCAATAGAAGAAGTGCTATAATGAGTTACCATGTTAGACAAGGCAAGACAATACCTGTTGGGAGAGAAAAAgggatatgtttttttaaactaatTCATAATtagtttaatataaa encodes the following:
- the unc93a gene encoding protein unc-93 homolog A, with amino-acid sequence MISRNTKNVLVVSFGFLFLFTAYGGLQSLQSSLNAEEGMGVISLSVIYGAIILSSMFLPPIMIKNLGCKWTIVISMGCYVAYSFGNLSPGWASLMSTSAILGLGGSPLWSAKCTYLTISGNIQGQKDNKKGQDVINQYFGVFFFIFQSSAVWGNLMSSLIFGQDSNIAEIPEENLPYCGAALCMENFTSTGNTTRPAKRLVDTLLGCYIGVGLLAIIFVAVFLDNIDRDLAREFRQNKGNKSFCSTFLATFTLLRDPKLLMLIPLTMYSGFEQSFLASEYTKNYVTCALGIHYVGFVMICFGAANSLCSFAFGRLAAYTGRIALFCLAAVTNLGCLLGLLYWKPHPDQLPVFFVFPALWGMADAVWQTQTNALYGVLFAEHKEAAFANYRMWESLGFVIAFAYSTYICLSTKIYIVLAVLALTMVTYLYVEYNEYKLPTAQVSYDMYNPEKADLKDMNEKYVKQTQL